One window of Trifolium pratense cultivar HEN17-A07 linkage group LG5, ARS_RC_1.1, whole genome shotgun sequence genomic DNA carries:
- the LOC123885172 gene encoding hypersensitive-induced reaction 1 protein: MGNLSCCMQVPQSQVAMKEGFGKFEKVLQPGCHCMPWFLGKRVAGHLSLRLQQLDIKCETKTKDNVFVNVVASIQYRALAEKADDAFYKLSNTKNQIKAYVFDVIRASVPKLNLDDAFEQKNEIAKAVEEELEKAISAYGYEIVQTLIVDIVPDEHVKRAMNEINAAARLRVAANEKAEAEKILQIKRAEGEAESKYLSGLGIARQRQAIVEGLRDSVIGFSVNVPGTTAKDVMDMVLVTQYFDTMKEIGAASKSSAVFIPHGPGAVRDVASQIRDGLLQGSVSHE; the protein is encoded by the exons AGGTGCTTCAGCCAGGATGTCATTGCATGCCATGGTTCCTTGGGAAACGAGTTGCTGGTCATCTCTCTCTTCGGCTACAACAATTGGATATCAAATGTGAGACCAAAACAAAG GATAATGTCTTTGTCAACGTTGTTGCTTCTATTCAATACCGTGCCTTGGCAGAAAAGGCCGATGATGCTTTTTACAAACTTAGCAACACAAAGAACCAAATCAAAGCTTATGTTTTTGATG TAATTAGGGCAAGTGTTCCAAAACTCAACTTGGATGATGCTTTTGAGCAGAAAAATGAAATCGCAAAAGCTGTGGAAGAAGAGCTCGAGAag GCTATTTCAGCATATGGATATGAAATTGTTCAAACACTGATTGTTGATATAGTACCAGATGAGCATGTGAAGCGGGCTATGAATGAAATCAATgctg CTGCAAGATTGAGGGTGGCTGCTAATGAGAAGGCAGAGGCTGAGAAGATATTGCAAATTAAGCGAGCTGAGGGTGAGGCTGAGTCTAAATATCTCTCTGGGCTGGGTATTGCTCGCCAGCGTCAAGCCATTGTAGAGGGTTTGAGAGACAGTGTGATTGGATTTTCAGTTAATGTACCAGGGACTACTGCAAAAGATGTCATGGATATGGTCCTTGTCACTCAATACTTTGACACTATGAAAGAAATTGGTGCTGCCTCTAAGTCTTCTGCTGTGTTCATCCCACATGGACCTGGTGCTGTTCGTGATGTCGCTAGCCAAATTCGTGATGGACTTCTCCAGGGTTCTGTATCTCATGAGTAG
- the LOC123886893 gene encoding hypersensitive-induced reaction 1 protein-like codes for MTSHSAFSQSFVLLALPNYGHKQLMENSYFLEKFRNNLVVSKSLLDDTDLLFKRTSPPRFTLCLGLGKDAIALDYLDLRSKFPNYGKPDISILGSAIDGVICRYETSNHTKIVLYNPYAGELKPIPHTPKKNDLVDVEGAYTLHGFGYEVVENDFKIILIRASVPKLNLDDAFEQKNEMAKAVEEELEKAISAYGYEIVQTLIVDIVPDEHVKRAMNEINAGKLRVAANEKAEAEKFLQIKRAEGEAESKYLSGLGIARQRQAIVDGLRDSVIGFSVNVPGTTAKDVMDMVLVTQYFDTMKEIGAASKSSAVFIPHGPGAVRHVASQIRDGLLQGSVSHE; via the exons ATGACATCGCACTCTGCATTCTCTCAAAGCTTCGTTTTACTTGCGCTACCAAATTATGGTCACAAACAATTGATGGAAAATTCTTATTTCCTGGAGAAATTTCGCAACAATCTTGTTGTTTCCAAATCTCTTCTAGATGACACTGATCTCCTCTTTAAACGAACTTCTCCTCCTCGATTTACATTGTGTTTGGGTTTGGGTAAAGATGCAATTGCATTGGATTATTTGGATCTTCGATCTAAATTTCCTAACTATGGTAAGCCAGATATCTCAATTTTAGGTTCAGCAATTGATGGTGTTATCTGTCGCTATGAAACTTCAAATCATACAAAAATAGTACTCTACAATCCTTATGCAGGAGAATTAAAACCAATCCCTCATACCCCTAAGAAAAATGACCTAGTTGATGTGGAGGGTGCCTATACTCTTCATGGGTTTGGTTATGAGGTTGTTGAAAATGATTTCAAAATTATCT TAATTAGGGCAAGTGTTCCAAAACTCAACTTGGATGATGCTTTTGAGCAGAAAAATGAAATGGCAAAAGCTGTGGAAGAAGAGCTCGAGAAg GCTATTTCAGCATATGGATATGAAATTGTTCAAACACTGATTGTTGATATAGTGCCAGATGAGCATGTGAAACGGGCTATGAATGAAATCAATGCTGGCAA ATTGAGGGTGGCTGCAAATGAGAAGGCAGAGGCCGAGAAATTTTTGCAAATTAAGCGAGCTGAGGGTGAGGCTGAGTCTAAATATCTCTCTGGACTGGGTATTGCTCGCCAACGTCAAGCCATTGTAGATGGTTTGAGAGACAGTGTGATTGGATTTTCAGTTAATGTACCAGGGACAACTGCTAAAGATGTCATGGATATGGTCCTTGTCACTCAGTACTTCGACACTATGAAAGAAATTGGTGCTGCCTCCAAGTCTTCTGCTGTGTTCATTCCACACGGACCTGGTGCTGTTCGCCATGTCGCTAGCCAAATTCGTGATGGACTTCTCCAGGGTTCTGTATCTCATGAGTAG